In a genomic window of Schistocerca gregaria isolate iqSchGreg1 chromosome 5, iqSchGreg1.2, whole genome shotgun sequence:
- the LOC126272665 gene encoding putative odorant-binding protein A10: MRPGKAYLTGGESAPSRDTPAGARAAVHTMPLPASLLVVLLLCVSLGPRAASGRPQAPPPQPVSPHVLAAASRGSTHHLARVLSDDGFVRRQLDCVLGDAPCDAIGRNLKRVIPEVVLNECRRCSPQQAASAMHLMDFLDSRHPGVWQAVREKYSSGR, encoded by the exons ATGCGGCCGGGGAAAGCGTACCTGACGGGGGGTGAAAGCGCCCCTTCTAGAGATACCCCGGCCGGCGCCCGAGCCGCAGTCCACACGATGCCGCTGCCCGCGTCGCTGCTGGTGGTACTGCTGCTGTGCGTGTCGCTGGGTCCGCGCGCCGCCTCCGGCCGCCCCCaggcgccgcccccgcagccggtGTCGCCGCACGTGCTGGCCGCCGCCAGCAGGGGCAGCACCCACCACCTGGCCAGGGTGCTCTCCGACGACGGCTTCGTGCGCCGCCAGCTCGACTGCGTTCTGGGCGACGCCCCCTGCGACGCCATTGGACGCAATCTCAAGC GGGTGATTCCCGAGGTGGTGCTGAACGAGTGCCGGCGGTGCTCGCCGCAGCAGGCGGCCAGCGCGATGCACCTCATGGACTTCCTGGACAGCCGACACCCCGGCGTTTGGCAGGCCGTCCGGGAAAAGTACTCCAGCGGACGGTGA